In a genomic window of Acidimicrobiia bacterium:
- a CDS encoding YceI family protein encodes MRRLVKLVVLGVVVVVVVGGAALYWFVIRGDAKPRAHIEQTKVSAGGPLDGSWTLRPSDGRSFVGYRVQEQFAAATIESTATGRTGEVQGTLRVNGTTVHGVTVAANLATLRSDKALRDSRLHTMGLETDRFPDAKFVQTQPIRLAHVPAAGETVDATAVGDLTLHGVTRTVSIPVQGRWDGQAVQVV; translated from the coding sequence GTGCGCCGACTCGTCAAGCTCGTCGTTCTCGGCGTGGTCGTCGTCGTGGTCGTCGGCGGGGCCGCCCTCTACTGGTTCGTCATCCGCGGCGACGCCAAGCCGCGCGCGCACATCGAGCAGACGAAGGTCAGTGCGGGCGGACCGCTCGACGGGTCGTGGACCTTGCGCCCGAGCGACGGACGCTCCTTCGTCGGCTACCGCGTGCAGGAGCAATTCGCCGCCGCGACCATCGAGTCGACCGCGACCGGGCGCACCGGCGAGGTCCAGGGCACGCTGCGGGTGAACGGGACGACCGTCCACGGCGTCACCGTGGCCGCCAACCTGGCCACGCTGAGGTCCGACAAGGCGCTGCGCGATTCGCGGCTGCACACGATGGGACTCGAGACCGACCGGTTCCCCGACGCGAAGTTCGTCCAGACCCAGCCGATCAGGCTGGCGCACGTGCCCGCTGCGGGCGAGACCGTCGACGCGACCGCCGTGGGCGACCTGACGCTGCACGGCGTGACGCGAACAGTGTCGATCCCGGTGCAGGGACGCTGGGACGGGCAGGCCGTCCAGGTCGT
- a CDS encoding 3-isopropylmalate dehydrogenase yields MTQSHTHRIAVVGGDGIGPEVVAEAMKVVAATGVPYESVAFDIGGERYLRTGEVLPDTVLDELRGFDAIMLGAVGTPDVPPGVLERGLLLRLRFELDLYVNLRPFTAGRSALNEGVDMLVVRENTEGTYAGEGGFLRKGTPHEIATQGSVNTRMGVERCIRYAFDLASSRDRKHVTLVHKTNVLTFAGDLWQRTFDLVAAEHPDVSIAYNHVDAACIYFVQDPGRYDVIVTDNLFGDILTDLGGAVSGGIGRAASANLNPARTGPSLFEPVHGSAPDIVGTGKADPRAAIVSAAMMLEFLGEADAAARVKKAVAASDDVDGSTSTVGDAIAERL; encoded by the coding sequence GTGACCCAGTCGCACACCCATCGCATCGCCGTCGTCGGGGGAGACGGGATCGGCCCCGAGGTCGTCGCGGAGGCGATGAAGGTCGTCGCGGCGACGGGCGTGCCGTACGAGTCGGTCGCGTTCGACATCGGTGGCGAGCGCTACCTGCGCACCGGCGAGGTCCTGCCCGACACGGTCCTCGACGAGCTGCGCGGCTTCGACGCCATCATGCTCGGCGCGGTCGGTACGCCGGACGTCCCGCCCGGCGTCCTCGAGCGCGGCCTGCTCCTCCGCCTGCGCTTCGAGCTCGACCTGTACGTCAACCTGCGGCCGTTCACCGCGGGACGCAGCGCGCTGAACGAGGGCGTCGACATGCTCGTCGTCCGCGAGAACACCGAGGGCACGTACGCGGGAGAGGGCGGGTTCCTGCGCAAGGGGACGCCGCACGAGATCGCGACGCAGGGCTCGGTCAACACGCGCATGGGCGTCGAGCGGTGCATCCGTTACGCGTTCGATCTCGCGTCGTCGCGCGACCGCAAGCACGTGACGCTCGTGCACAAGACGAACGTGCTGACGTTCGCGGGCGATCTGTGGCAGCGGACGTTCGACCTCGTCGCCGCCGAGCACCCGGACGTGTCGATCGCGTACAACCACGTCGACGCGGCGTGCATCTACTTCGTGCAGGACCCGGGCCGCTACGACGTGATCGTCACCGACAACCTCTTCGGCGACATCCTCACCGATCTCGGCGGCGCGGTATCGGGCGGCATCGGCCGCGCCGCGTCGGCCAACCTCAACCCGGCCCGCACCGGGCCGTCGCTGTTCGAGCCCGTCCACGGCTCGGCGCCCGACATCGTCGGCACAGGGAAGGCGGATCCACGGGCCGCGATCGTCAGCGCGGCGATGATGCTCGAGTTCCTGGGCGAGGCCGACGCCGCAGCCCGGGTCAAGAAGGCGGTCGCCGCGTCCGACGACGTGGACGGGTCCACGTCGACCGTCGGTGACGCGATCGCGGAAAGGCTGTAG
- a CDS encoding branched-chain amino acid transaminase gives MPIETAKKIWMDGQLVDWDDAKIHVLTHSLHYGCGVFEGIRAYETSEGPAVFRLTDHIVRLFKSAKIYLIDIPFTVEQIVEATKETVRVNELPSCYIRPIVFYGYGEMGLNTLPCTVNVSIATWPWGAYLGDEGIRNGVRMKISSWRRHDPNAMPPAAKATGMYVNSSMAKIEALKAGYDEAILLSPQGYVSECTGENLFVVDDGVLLTPPVSAGALEGITQDSVMTIARDLGIEVRVDHILRSDLYTADEAFLTGTAAEVVPIRAVDDRELGDPGPITRKIQEIYQATVRGKEDRYKDWLEWVR, from the coding sequence ATGCCGATCGAGACCGCGAAGAAGATCTGGATGGACGGGCAGCTCGTCGACTGGGACGACGCGAAGATCCACGTCCTCACCCACTCGTTGCACTACGGGTGCGGCGTGTTCGAGGGCATCCGCGCGTACGAGACGAGCGAAGGCCCCGCGGTGTTCCGTCTCACGGACCACATCGTCCGGCTCTTCAAGTCGGCGAAGATCTACCTGATCGACATCCCGTTCACCGTCGAGCAGATCGTCGAGGCGACGAAGGAGACCGTGCGCGTCAACGAGCTGCCCTCCTGCTACATCCGCCCGATCGTCTTCTACGGGTACGGCGAGATGGGCCTCAACACGCTCCCGTGCACGGTGAACGTGTCGATCGCGACGTGGCCGTGGGGCGCGTATCTCGGTGACGAGGGGATCCGCAACGGCGTGCGCATGAAGATCAGCTCGTGGCGTCGTCACGACCCGAACGCGATGCCGCCCGCGGCGAAGGCCACCGGCATGTACGTGAACTCGTCGATGGCGAAGATCGAGGCGCTCAAGGCCGGCTACGACGAGGCGATCCTGCTGTCCCCGCAGGGCTACGTGAGCGAGTGCACGGGCGAGAACCTCTTCGTCGTGGACGACGGCGTCCTGCTCACGCCACCCGTCTCCGCGGGCGCGCTCGAGGGCATCACCCAGGACTCGGTGATGACGATCGCGCGCGACCTCGGCATCGAGGTGCGGGTGGACCACATCCTGCGCAGCGACCTGTACACCGCGGACGAGGCGTTCCTCACCGGCACCGCGGCCGAGGTCGTGCCGATCCGCGCGGTCGACGACCGCGAGCTCGGCGACCCCGGCCCGATCACGCGGAAGATCCAGGAGATCTACCAGGCGACCGTGCGCGGCAAGGAGGACCGCTACAAGGATTGGCTGGAATGGGTGAGGTAA
- the cimA gene encoding citramalate synthase encodes MGEVTVPSRVSIYDTTLRDGSQLEGISLTVDDKLRIAEQLDWLGVDYVEAGYPGANPKDDEFFRRAPAELTLSTSKLVAFGSTRHARGRVDSDDSLRHLVEAGTPAVCIVGKCWDYHVTEALQTTLDEGVAMVADSVEFLHGQGLEVLFDAEHFFDGYKRNPEFSLRVLEAAAQAGASWLVLCDTNGGSLPFEVEDAVRAVVGYLDTPVGVHLHDDTGCGVANALAGVRGGATQVQGTINGYGERTGNCNLTAIIPNLTLKMSVATIPPERLERLTPVAHHVAELVNMPLNPQAAYVGESAFAHKAGLHTSAIARRPDAYEHVRPESVGNGTRFVVSELAGRSTLHLKAQELGIELDGPTLGAIVDKLKELEHAGYHFEVADASLELLMRRAGGWEQPWFAVESFRVITDDLAAEDTPGGVTTEATIKVHVAGERIIATAEGNGPVNALDTALRKAVGSRYPALDQVHLTDYKVRVLDTAKGTGAVTRVLVDTTDGDRTWTTIGVSENIIEASWQALSDSLTYGLLRAELRGQESRHAD; translated from the coding sequence ATGGGTGAGGTAACCGTCCCGTCGCGCGTCTCGATCTACGACACGACGCTGCGCGACGGGAGCCAGCTCGAGGGCATCTCGCTCACGGTCGACGACAAGCTGCGCATCGCGGAGCAGCTCGACTGGCTCGGCGTCGACTACGTCGAGGCCGGCTATCCGGGCGCGAACCCCAAGGACGACGAGTTCTTCCGTCGCGCGCCGGCGGAGCTGACGCTCTCGACCAGCAAGCTGGTCGCGTTCGGGTCGACCCGTCACGCGCGCGGACGCGTCGACAGCGACGACTCGCTGCGGCACCTCGTCGAGGCGGGCACACCGGCCGTCTGCATCGTCGGCAAGTGCTGGGACTACCACGTCACCGAGGCGCTGCAGACGACGCTCGACGAGGGTGTCGCGATGGTTGCCGACTCGGTCGAGTTCCTGCACGGGCAGGGGCTCGAGGTGCTCTTCGACGCCGAGCACTTCTTCGACGGCTACAAGCGCAACCCGGAGTTCTCGCTGCGCGTCCTCGAGGCCGCGGCCCAGGCCGGTGCCTCGTGGCTCGTGCTGTGCGACACGAACGGCGGCTCGTTGCCGTTCGAGGTCGAGGACGCCGTGCGCGCCGTCGTCGGCTACCTCGACACGCCCGTCGGCGTGCACCTGCACGACGACACCGGCTGCGGTGTCGCCAACGCGCTGGCCGGCGTGCGTGGCGGCGCGACCCAGGTGCAGGGGACGATCAACGGCTACGGCGAGCGCACCGGCAACTGCAACCTCACCGCGATCATTCCCAACCTCACGTTGAAGATGAGCGTCGCGACGATCCCGCCCGAACGGCTGGAACGGCTCACACCGGTCGCGCACCACGTCGCCGAGCTCGTCAACATGCCGCTCAACCCGCAAGCCGCGTACGTCGGCGAGTCGGCGTTCGCGCACAAGGCCGGTCTGCACACGAGCGCGATCGCGCGCCGTCCCGACGCGTACGAGCACGTACGTCCGGAGTCGGTCGGCAACGGCACGCGCTTCGTCGTCTCGGAGCTCGCGGGCCGCTCGACCTTGCACCTGAAGGCGCAGGAGCTGGGCATCGAGCTCGACGGGCCGACGCTCGGCGCGATCGTCGACAAGCTCAAGGAGCTCGAGCACGCGGGCTACCACTTCGAGGTCGCCGACGCGTCGCTCGAGCTGCTCATGCGGCGCGCCGGCGGCTGGGAGCAGCCGTGGTTCGCGGTCGAATCGTTCCGGGTGATCACCGACGATCTCGCGGCCGAGGACACCCCCGGCGGCGTCACGACCGAGGCGACGATCAAGGTCCACGTCGCGGGCGAGCGGATCATCGCGACGGCCGAGGGCAACGGGCCGGTCAACGCGCTCGACACCGCGCTGCGCAAGGCGGTCGGGTCGCGCTACCCGGCGCTCGACCAGGTGCACCTCACGGACTACAAGGTGCGCGTCCTCGACACCGCGAAGGGGACGGGCGCCGTCACACGCGTGCTCGTCGACACGACGGACGGCGACCGCACGTGGACGACGATCGGTGTCAGCGAGAACATCATCGAGGCGTCGTGGCAGGCCCTGTCCGACTCGCTGACCTATGGGTTGCTGCGCGCGGAGCTGCGCGGGCAAGAATCACGCCATGCCGACTGA
- a CDS encoding gluconokinase, protein MRHGPRPVLVVMGATGSGKTTVGRLLAQRLGVPFVEGDDYHDPENVARMQRGEPLDDAMRVPWLARLNAVLRASASREGVVLACSALRASYRDTLDAGVPGVRYVYLRADEALLRERLAHRHGHFAGAALVPSQLATLEPPRDAITVDARESPETIVDEVTRALLL, encoded by the coding sequence ATGCGCCACGGTCCGCGCCCGGTCCTCGTCGTCATGGGCGCGACCGGGAGCGGGAAGACGACCGTCGGCCGGCTCCTCGCGCAGCGGCTCGGCGTCCCGTTCGTGGAGGGCGACGACTACCACGACCCCGAGAACGTCGCCCGGATGCAGCGCGGGGAGCCGCTCGACGACGCGATGCGCGTGCCGTGGCTCGCGAGGCTGAACGCGGTGCTGCGCGCGTCCGCGTCACGTGAGGGCGTCGTCCTCGCGTGCAGCGCGCTGCGCGCGTCGTACCGCGACACGCTCGACGCCGGCGTGCCCGGCGTCCGCTACGTGTACCTGCGCGCCGACGAGGCCCTGCTGCGTGAACGGCTCGCGCACCGCCACGGGCACTTCGCGGGCGCCGCGCTCGTCCCGTCACAGCTCGCGACGCTGGAGCCGCCGCGTGACGCGATCACCGTCGACGCGCGTGAGTCCCCCGAGACGATCGTCGACGAGGTCACCCGCGCACTCCTTCTGTGA
- a CDS encoding acyl-CoA dehydrogenase family protein, translating to MAHQFSLSDEHEEFRAAVRRFAEKEVAPHAAEADEHEQFPWPAFEAYRDSGLVRSIYPSEHGGDGGGSLVYALLVEEIARVCASSSLFVLISRLAMTPVVEHGSETLRAKYLPRVASGASQASYCLSEAHAGSDVASMTTRAVRDGDTYVLNGRKMWITNAGASDLYTVFAKTDPSAGHRGISAFVVERDFDGFAIGKLEHKMGVRGSPTGEIVLDDVHVPAENLIGEEGRAFGYAMAALDKSRPIVAAQAVGIAQGALDVASRYVLDRRQFDQPIADFQGLQFMLADMATQLEAARLLVYQACSRIDAGAPGISRASAMAKLFAGDTAMRITTDAVQLLGGAGYTRDFPVERMMRDAKITQIYEGTNQIQRVVIARRLLEEAGQEHA from the coding sequence GTGGCGCACCAATTCTCCCTGTCGGACGAGCACGAGGAGTTCCGGGCCGCCGTCCGCCGGTTCGCCGAGAAGGAGGTCGCGCCGCACGCCGCCGAGGCCGACGAGCACGAGCAGTTCCCGTGGCCGGCGTTCGAGGCGTACCGCGACTCGGGGCTCGTCCGCTCGATCTACCCGAGCGAGCACGGCGGCGACGGCGGCGGCAGCCTCGTCTACGCGCTCCTCGTCGAGGAGATCGCGCGCGTCTGCGCGTCGTCGTCGCTGTTCGTCCTGATCTCGCGGCTCGCCATGACACCAGTGGTCGAGCACGGCAGCGAGACGCTGCGCGCCAAGTACCTGCCCCGTGTCGCGTCGGGCGCGTCACAGGCGAGCTACTGCCTCTCGGAGGCGCACGCAGGCAGCGACGTGGCGTCGATGACCACCCGGGCCGTGCGCGACGGCGACACGTACGTGCTGAACGGGCGCAAGATGTGGATCACCAACGCGGGCGCGTCGGACCTCTACACCGTGTTCGCGAAGACGGATCCGTCTGCCGGTCACCGCGGCATCAGCGCGTTCGTCGTCGAGCGCGACTTCGACGGGTTCGCGATCGGCAAGCTGGAGCACAAGATGGGCGTCCGCGGGTCGCCGACCGGCGAGATCGTCCTCGACGACGTCCACGTGCCGGCGGAGAACCTGATCGGCGAGGAGGGGCGCGCGTTCGGCTACGCGATGGCCGCGCTCGACAAGTCCCGACCCATCGTCGCGGCGCAGGCCGTCGGCATCGCGCAGGGCGCGCTCGACGTCGCGTCCCGGTACGTGCTGGACCGGCGCCAGTTCGACCAGCCGATCGCCGACTTCCAGGGCTTGCAGTTCATGCTGGCCGACATGGCGACACAGCTCGAAGCGGCGCGCCTCCTCGTCTACCAGGCCTGCTCGCGCATCGACGCGGGCGCGCCCGGCATCTCGCGCGCGTCGGCGATGGCGAAGCTCTTCGCGGGCGACACCGCCATGCGCATCACGACCGACGCCGTGCAGCTGCTCGGCGGCGCGGGCTACACGCGCGACTTCCCGGTCGAGCGGATGATGCGCGACGCGAAGATCACCCAGATCTACGAGGGGACGAACCAGATCCAGCGTGTCGTCATCGCCCGGCGGCTGCTCGAGGAGGCCGGGCAGGAGCACGCCTAG